A portion of the Macaca mulatta isolate MMU2019108-1 chromosome 4, T2T-MMU8v2.0, whole genome shotgun sequence genome contains these proteins:
- the PRR3 gene encoding proline-rich protein 3 (The RefSeq protein has 1 substitution compared to this genomic sequence), protein MPKRKKQNQHQPPTQQQPPLPEREETGDEEDGSPIGPPSLLGPPPMANGKPGDPKSALHRGPPGSRGPLIPPLLSLPPPPWGRGPIRRGLGPRSSPYGRGWWGVNVEPPFPGPGHGGPTRGSFHKEQRNPRRLKSWSLIKNTCPPKDDPQVMEDKSDRPVCRHFAKKGHCRYEDLCAFYHPGVNGPPL, encoded by the exons ATGCCGAAACGAAAGAAGCAGAATCAGCACCAGCCACCGACACAGCAGCAACCCCCACTGCCCGAGCGGGAAGAGACTGGAGATGAGGAGGATGGGAGTCCCATCG GACCACCCAGCCTTCTGGGCCCTCCCCCCATGGCCAATGGAAAACCTGGCGACCCTAAGTCAG ctctTCACAGAGGTCCTCCAGGATCAAGGGGACCACTGATTCCACCACTGCTGAGTCTCCCACCTCCTCCTTGGGGTAGAGGCCCAATTCGGAGAGGCCTTGGCCCCAGGTCTAGCCCATATGGTCGTGGTTGGTGGGGAGTCAATGTTGAACCTCCTTTTCCGGGGCCAGGTCATGGGGGTCCCACCAGGGGAAGCTTTCACAAAGAACAGAGAAACCCTCGAAGGCTCAAAAGCTGGTCTCTTATCAAGAATACCTGCCCGCCCAAGGATGACCCCCAGGTTATAGAAG ACAAATCCGACCGCCCTGTCTGCCGACATTTTGCCAAAAAGGGTCACTGTCGATATGAGGACCTCTGTGCCTTCTACCATCCAGGCGTCAATGGACCTCCTCTGTGA
- the PRR3 gene encoding proline-rich protein 3 isoform X1 has product MPKRKKQNQHQPPTQQQPPLPEREETGDEEDGSPIALHRGPPGSRGPLIPPLLSLPPPPWGRGPIRRGLGPRSSPYGRGWWGVNVEPPFPGPGHGGPTRGSFHKEQRNPRRLKSWSLIKNTCPPKDDPQVIEDKSDRPVCRHFAKKGHCRYEDLCAFYHPGVNGPPL; this is encoded by the exons ATGCCGAAACGAAAGAAGCAGAATCAGCACCAGCCACCGACACAGCAGCAACCCCCACTGCCCGAGCGGGAAGAGACTGGAGATGAGGAGGATGGGAGTCCCATCG ctctTCACAGAGGTCCTCCAGGATCAAGGGGACCACTGATTCCACCACTGCTGAGTCTCCCACCTCCTCCTTGGGGTAGAGGCCCAATTCGGAGAGGCCTTGGCCCCAGGTCTAGCCCATATGGTCGTGGTTGGTGGGGAGTCAATGTTGAACCTCCTTTTCCGGGGCCAGGTCATGGGGGTCCCACCAGGGGAAGCTTTCACAAAGAACAGAGAAACCCTCGAAGGCTCAAAAGCTGGTCTCTTATCAAGAATACCTGCCCGCCCAAGGATGACCCCCAGGTTATAGAAG ACAAATCCGACCGCCCTGTCTGCCGACATTTTGCCAAAAAGGGTCACTGTCGATATGAGGACCTCTGTGCCTTCTACCATCCAGGCGTCAATGGACCTCCTCTGTGA
- the GNL1 gene encoding guanine nucleotide-binding protein-like 1, with amino-acid sequence MPRKKPFSVKQKKKQLQDKRERKRGLQDGLRSSSNSRSGSRERREEQTDTSDGESVTHHIRRLNQQPSQGLGPRGYDPNRYRLHFERDSREEVERRKRAAREQVLQPVSAEVLELDIREVYQPGSVLDFPRRPPWSYEMSKEQLMSQEERSFQEYLGKIHGAYSSEKLSYFEHNLETWRQLWRVLEMSDIVLLITDIRHPVVNFPPALYEYVTGELGLALVLVLNKVDLAPPALVVAWKHYFHQHYPQLHVVLFTSFPRDPRTPQDPSSVLKKSRRRGRGWTRALGPEQLLRACEAITVGKVDLSSWREKIARDVAGATWGNGSGEEEEEDDGPAVLVEQQTDSAMEPTGPTRERYKDGVVTIGCVGFPNVGKSSLINGLVGRKVVSVSRTPGHTRYFQTYFLTPSVKLCDCPGLIFPSLLPRQLQVLAGIYPIAQIQEPYTAVGYLASRIPVQALLHLRHPEAEDPSAEHPWCAWDICEAWAEKRGYKTAKAARNDVYRAANSLLRLAVDGRLSLCFHPPGYSEQKGTWESHPETTELVVLQGRVGPAGDEEEEEEEELSSSCEEEGEEDRDADEEGEGDEDTPTSAPGSSLAGRNPYALLGEDEC; translated from the exons ATGCCGAGGAAGAAGCCCTTTAGCGTgaagcagaagaagaagcagTTGCAGGACAAACGGGAGCGGAAGAGAG GGCTTCAAGATGGGCTGCGCTCCAGTTCCAACAGCCGCAGCGGGAGCCGGGAGCGGCGAGAGGAACAGACAGACACCTCGGACGGGGAGTCTGTGACCCATCATATCCGCAGGCTTAACCAGCAGCCTTCTCAGGGGCTGGGTCCACGAGGCTACGACCCAAATCg ATACCGACTGCATTTTGAGAGAGACAGCAGAGAGGAGgtagagaggagaaagagagcagCCCGGGAGCAAGTTCTACAGCCGGTCAGTGCTGAGGTGTTGGAGCTGGACATCCGGGAGGTCTATCAGCCTGGCTCAG TTCTGGACTTTCCTCGACGTCCTCCTTGGAGCTATGAGATGTCCAAGGAGCAACTAATGAGCCAAGAGGAACGGAGCTTCCAAGAGTATCTTGGGAAGATTCATGGGGCTTACTCCTCTGAGAAACTCAGCTACTTTGAGCACAATCTGGAG ACATGGAGGCAGCTGTGGCGTGTGTTAGAGATGTCTGACATTGTCCTGCTTATCACTGATATCCGACATCCA GTTGTGAATTTCCCGCCAGCACTTTATGAGTATGTGACTGGAGAACTTGGGCTGGCCCTGGTGCTGGTTTTGAACAAGGTGGATCTGGCCCCACCAGCTCTTGTGGTTGCCTGGAAGCATTATTTCCATCAACACTATCCCCAGCTCCATGTCGTCCTTTTCACCTCTTTCCCTCGGGACCCCCGCACCCCACAGGACCCTAGTAGTG TCTTGAAGAAGAGTCGGAGGCGGGGGAGAGGATGGACTCGGGCCCTGGGGCCAGAGCAGTTGCTGAGAGCCTGTGAAGCCATCACTGTGGGGAAAG TGGACTTGAGCAGCTGGCGGGAGAAGATTGCTCGGGATGTAGCGGGGGCCACCTGGGGTAATggctccggggaggaggaggaagaggacgaTGGCCCAGCAGTCTTGGTGGAGCAGCAGACTGATTCAGCAATGGAGCCAACCGGCCCAACCCGAGAGCGCTACAAGGATGGGGTGGTGACCATCGGCTGTGTGG GTTTCCCTAATGTGGGAAAGTCCTCGCTGATCAATGGGCTGGTGGGGCGGAAAGTTGTGAGTGTCTCCAGAACCCCAGGCCATACCCGATACTTTCAGACCTACTTTCTTACTCCCTCCGTGAAGCTCTGTGACTGCCCGGGCCTCATCTTCCCATCTCTTCTGCCTAGGCAGTTGCAG GTTCTGGCAGGGATCTACCCCATCGCCCAGATCCAGGAGCCCTATACTGCTGTGGGCTACCTGGCCTCCCGAATTCCCGTGCAGGCCCTGCTCCACTTGCGCCACCCAGAGGCTGAGGACCCCTCAGCGGAACACCCCTGGTGTGCCTGGGACATCTGTGAAG cctgggcagagaaACGTGGTTACAAGACAGCCAAGGCGGCTCGGAATGATGTGTACAGAGCAGCCAACAGTCTCTTGCGGCTGGCAGTGGACGGCCGCCTCAGCCTGTGTTTTCATCCCCCAGGCTACAGTGAACAGAAAG GCACCTGGGAGTCCCATCCAGAGACCACGGAGCTGGTGGTTTTGCAGGGCAGGGTGGGGCCAGCAGgtgacgaggaggaggaggaagaggaagagctgAGCAGCTcctgtgaggaggagggagaggaggaccGGGATGCGgatgaggagggagaaggggatgAGGACACCCCAACCTCAGCTCCAGGGTCCAGTTTGGCTGGCCGAAACCCTTATGCCCTGCTGGGTGAGGATGAGTGCTGA